The Sphaerospermopsis torques-reginae ITEP-024 genome has a window encoding:
- a CDS encoding (Fe-S)-binding protein produces MQVSESSVNKTVSVKNLQGFDPSHPPDPKLIDSCVHCGFCLSTCPSYRVIGKEMDSPRGRIYLMDAINEGEIALNTATVQHFDSCLGCLACVSTCPSGVQYDKLISATRHQVERNYNRSFSDKLIRQLIFSLFPNPDVLRILLFPLFVYQKLGVSQLLRATGLMKKISPRLAAMESILPEITVKSFQNNLPDIIPAKGEKRYRVGVILGCVQRLFFSPVNEATVRVLTANGCEVVIPKSQGCCAALPEHQGQTEQAKALARQMIDSFADKNVDFVIINAAGCGHTLKEYGHILADDPEYAQRAKAFAAKVKDAQEFLANVGLTAQLSPLTDKPLTLVYQDACHLLHGQKISVQPRQLLRKIPGVTLKEPIDAALCCGSAGIYNMLQPEVAEELGEQKAQNLINTGADLIASPNPGCSLQISKYLQGKKISLMHPMELLDYSIRGEKLEL; encoded by the coding sequence ATGCAAGTTTCGGAAAGTTCGGTGAATAAGACTGTTAGTGTTAAGAATTTACAGGGTTTTGATCCCAGTCATCCTCCTGATCCTAAGTTGATTGATAGTTGTGTTCATTGTGGGTTTTGTCTTTCTACTTGTCCTAGTTATCGGGTGATAGGAAAAGAAATGGATTCACCGAGGGGTAGAATCTATTTGATGGATGCTATTAATGAGGGAGAAATTGCTTTAAATACTGCTACTGTTCAACATTTTGATTCTTGTTTGGGTTGTCTTGCTTGTGTGTCAACTTGTCCTTCTGGTGTGCAGTATGATAAGTTGATTTCCGCAACTCGTCATCAGGTGGAAAGAAATTATAACCGCAGTTTCTCTGATAAGTTAATCCGTCAATTGATTTTTTCTCTGTTTCCTAATCCTGATGTTTTAAGAATTTTACTTTTCCCTTTATTTGTTTATCAAAAGTTGGGGGTTTCTCAGTTATTACGCGCTACTGGGTTAATGAAAAAAATCTCTCCCCGGTTAGCTGCTATGGAGTCTATTTTACCGGAAATTACTGTTAAGTCTTTTCAAAATAATTTACCCGATATCATTCCTGCAAAGGGTGAAAAAAGATATCGTGTTGGTGTAATTTTGGGATGTGTGCAACGTTTGTTTTTCTCTCCGGTAAATGAAGCAACAGTGAGGGTTTTAACTGCGAATGGTTGTGAAGTTGTAATTCCTAAATCTCAAGGTTGTTGTGCTGCACTTCCTGAACATCAAGGACAAACTGAACAAGCGAAAGCTTTAGCAAGACAAATGATTGATAGTTTTGCTGATAAAAATGTCGATTTTGTGATTATTAATGCTGCTGGTTGTGGTCATACTTTAAAAGAATATGGTCACATTTTAGCTGATGATCCAGAATATGCCCAAAGAGCTAAAGCATTTGCAGCAAAAGTAAAAGATGCACAGGAATTTTTAGCAAATGTGGGTTTAACTGCTCAACTTTCACCTTTAACAGATAAACCTTTAACTTTAGTTTATCAAGATGCTTGTCATTTATTACATGGTCAAAAAATTAGTGTCCAACCCCGTCAGTTATTAAGAAAAATTCCCGGAGTCACCTTAAAAGAACCCATAGATGCAGCTTTGTGTTGTGGTAGTGCAGGTATTTATAATATGCTGCAACCAGAAGTTGCTGAAGAATTAGGTGAACAAAAAGCCCAGAATTTAATCAATACTGGTGCTGATTTAATTGCTTCTCCTAACCCTGGTTGTAGTTTACAAATTAGTAAATATTTGCAAGGTAAGAAAATTTCTTTAATGCACCCGATGGAATTATTAGATTATTCTATTCGCGGAGAAAAACTAGAATTGTAA
- a CDS encoding FAD-binding oxidoreductase translates to MNAIASTIASIINTENAVFPWENLAPSQQQRIQAAINPKTHPSCIVYPHTQEQLAAVMSAANSNKWSVLPCGSASKLHWGSLSKNIDIVISTERINRLIEHAVGDLTVTVEAGMKFGEIQEILAQSRQNLALDPAFPASATIGGIVATADTGSLRQRYGGVRDQLLGITFIRADGKIAKAGGRVVKNVAGYDLMKLFTGAYGTLGIISQVTFRVYPLPETSGTVILTGKAEAISQAATIIQGSELTPTQADLISSQLVSDLSLGSGIGLIVRFQSISESVQEQSNRLLAIGQKLGLNGAIYSAENEANLWQQLPETIHNYGNNSEITAKIGLLPTAAVEVINQINFGLIHLNSGLGLVRLENQNQVLKLRDLCQSNSGFLSVLSAPFEIKEKLDIWGYNGNGLDMMRRIKEQFDGNYILSPGRFVGGI, encoded by the coding sequence ATGAATGCGATCGCCTCTACCATAGCATCTATTATCAACACAGAAAACGCTGTCTTCCCTTGGGAAAATCTCGCACCCAGTCAGCAACAACGCATCCAAGCAGCGATAAACCCCAAAACCCATCCCAGTTGTATCGTTTATCCCCACACTCAAGAACAACTGGCCGCAGTCATGTCCGCTGCAAACAGCAATAAATGGTCTGTTCTTCCCTGCGGTAGTGCAAGTAAACTTCATTGGGGCAGTTTAAGTAAAAATATTGATATTGTCATCAGTACAGAACGTATTAACAGACTCATAGAACACGCGGTAGGTGATCTAACTGTCACCGTAGAAGCAGGAATGAAATTTGGCGAAATTCAAGAAATTTTAGCCCAATCTCGGCAAAATTTAGCCCTTGATCCTGCTTTTCCCGCTTCCGCTACCATTGGTGGTATTGTCGCTACTGCTGATACAGGTTCTCTGCGTCAACGCTATGGTGGTGTGCGTGACCAACTTTTAGGTATAACTTTTATCCGCGCTGATGGAAAAATTGCCAAAGCTGGGGGAAGGGTGGTAAAAAATGTTGCCGGTTACGATTTGATGAAATTGTTTACCGGTGCTTACGGTACATTGGGAATTATCAGTCAAGTCACTTTTCGAGTTTATCCTTTACCAGAAACATCGGGAACGGTAATATTAACTGGTAAAGCTGAAGCGATATCCCAAGCTGCTACAATTATTCAAGGTTCTGAGTTAACACCAACTCAAGCAGATTTAATATCCAGTCAATTAGTTTCTGATTTAAGTTTAGGTAGCGGAATTGGTTTAATTGTCCGGTTTCAAAGTATTAGCGAAAGTGTGCAGGAACAGTCTAACAGACTTTTGGCAATTGGTCAAAAATTGGGTTTAAACGGGGCAATTTATTCAGCCGAAAATGAGGCTAATTTATGGCAACAATTACCAGAAACAATACATAATTATGGTAATAATTCAGAAATTACTGCCAAAATAGGATTATTACCAACTGCTGCGGTGGAGGTGATTAATCAAATTAATTTCGGGTTGATTCATCTCAATAGCGGTTTGGGTTTGGTGCGGTTAGAAAATCAAAATCAGGTTTTGAAATTGCGTGATTTATGTCAATCTAATTCTGGGTTTTTAAGTGTTTTATCTGCACCTTTTGAAATAAAAGAAAAGTTGGATATCTGGGGTTATAATGGTAATGGTTTGGATATGATGCGGCGCATTAAGGAACAGTTTGATGGTAATTATATTTTAAGTCCTGGTCGGTTTGTTGGTGGGATTTAA
- a CDS encoding acyltransferase family protein produces MKDSFPRLVSLDVFRGIAIASMILVNNPGSWDYIYPPLEHAKWHGCTPTDLIFPFFLFIVGVAMPFSFAKYTSENTPENRPTRPVYLRIIRRGLVLFALGLFLALFTFFLDFTLTGIPIDLGKIRIMGVLQRISLAYVIAAFLVLQLSQRSLWIFSGISLLGYWCAMQLIPVPGFGAGNLSAEGNFAGYIDRMILGSQHLYQGGPFDPEGLFSTIPAVVTVLIGYFTGSWLQKQQVKSRTSVNLVIWGLGCLIIGILWGFVFPINKSLWTSSYVFYTVGWALLVLALCYELVEVRGLKKWGFPWEVMGLNAIFLFVGSGVVGRILVKTSVGSGKDAISTKTWIYDNWFSAWAGNMNGSLLFAITNLLLWWLVLYFMYRRRWFLKI; encoded by the coding sequence ATGAAAGATTCGTTTCCGCGTCTTGTTTCTCTGGATGTATTTCGGGGAATTGCGATCGCCTCTATGATTTTAGTTAATAATCCCGGTAGTTGGGACTACATTTATCCACCGTTAGAACACGCAAAATGGCATGGTTGTACACCCACAGATTTAATTTTCCCTTTCTTTCTATTTATTGTTGGTGTAGCAATGCCTTTTTCTTTTGCTAAATATACATCAGAAAACACACCAGAAAATCGTCCCACTCGTCCAGTTTATTTGCGGATAATTCGCAGAGGTTTGGTGTTATTTGCTTTAGGTTTATTTTTAGCATTGTTTACTTTTTTTCTCGATTTTACTTTAACAGGAATACCCATTGATTTAGGTAAAATCAGAATTATGGGAGTGTTGCAGCGTATCAGTTTAGCTTATGTAATTGCTGCTTTTTTGGTTTTGCAACTTTCCCAACGTAGTTTATGGATATTTTCAGGAATATCGCTTTTAGGTTATTGGTGTGCAATGCAATTAATTCCTGTTCCTGGTTTTGGTGCAGGTAATTTATCTGCTGAAGGAAATTTTGCTGGTTATATTGATCGGATGATTTTAGGAAGTCAGCATCTTTATCAAGGTGGACCTTTTGATCCTGAAGGTTTATTTAGCACCATTCCCGCAGTGGTAACGGTTTTAATTGGTTATTTTACTGGTTCATGGTTGCAAAAACAGCAGGTGAAAAGTAGGACAAGTGTTAATTTAGTAATTTGGGGTTTGGGGTGTTTAATTATTGGTATACTTTGGGGTTTTGTCTTTCCGATTAATAAATCTTTGTGGACAAGTTCCTATGTATTTTATACTGTTGGTTGGGCTTTATTAGTATTAGCTTTGTGTTATGAATTGGTGGAAGTTCGGGGTTTAAAAAAATGGGGTTTTCCTTGGGAAGTGATGGGTTTAAATGCCATTTTTCTCTTTGTTGGTTCTGGGGTTGTGGGCAGAATTTTAGTGAAAACTTCTGTAGGTAGTGGAAAAGATGCCATCTCTACAAAAACCTGGATTTATGATAATTGGTTTAGTGCGTGGGCGGGAAATATGAATGGTTCTTTATTGTTTGCTATAACCAATCTTTTATTATGGTGGTTGGTGCTTTATTTTATGTATCGTCGGCGTTGGTTTCTGAAAATTTAG
- a CDS encoding DUF874 family protein — MYQTDPPLSPKETLPTMYDLPSEDPEEKGLPDQFHLLQPQLLADTFRPPNYPSDQIFTASDMNLYYDGRHPLWHKRPDWFAVVGVSSLYEERDLRLSYVIWQEFVNPYVVVELLSPGTEKEDLGQTLRDVEKPPTKWEVYEQILRVPYYAIFDRYQSEFKMFELKGDRYTQVTLSNNRFWIPSIELGLGVWQGSYKNVNMPWLRWYDKDGNWVLTPVEEERQKAEQERQKAEQERQKAEQERQKTEKLITQLRALGFEPELD; from the coding sequence ATGTATCAAACAGATCCACCACTTTCCCCTAAAGAAACATTACCAACAATGTATGATCTTCCTAGCGAAGACCCGGAGGAGAAAGGTTTGCCAGATCAATTTCATCTACTACAACCACAATTATTAGCAGACACATTTCGTCCACCTAACTATCCTAGTGACCAAATATTTACAGCTAGTGATATGAATTTATATTATGATGGTCGTCATCCATTGTGGCATAAACGCCCAGATTGGTTTGCGGTTGTTGGTGTTTCTTCTCTGTATGAAGAACGAGATTTACGATTAAGTTATGTAATTTGGCAAGAATTTGTAAATCCTTATGTTGTGGTTGAGTTACTATCACCAGGAACAGAAAAAGAAGATTTAGGGCAAACTTTACGAGATGTGGAAAAACCCCCAACTAAATGGGAAGTTTACGAGCAAATTTTAAGAGTTCCCTATTACGCAATATTTGATCGTTATCAATCTGAATTTAAAATGTTTGAGTTAAAGGGCGATCGCTATACTCAAGTCACTTTATCAAATAACCGTTTTTGGATACCCAGCATAGAATTAGGTTTGGGAGTTTGGCAGGGCAGTTACAAAAATGTGAATATGCCTTGGTTACGTTGGTATGATAAAGATGGTAATTGGGTGTTAACTCCTGTGGAAGAAGAACGCCAAAAAGCTGAACAAGAACGCCAGAAAGCTGAACAGGAACGGCAAAAAGCTGAACAAGAACGACAAAAAACAGAAAAATTAATTACCCAACTCCGTGCGCTTGGTTTTGAACCTGAATTAGATTAA
- a CDS encoding DUF3368 domain-containing protein, which translates to MIIVSDTTPISELAKVDHLDLLPKLFGKVVIPQGVFDELQVGTHPAAKLVQDLSWLEVVTVNNQQLVRELQQSFKLDLGESEAIALAEEIDASQLLIDERAARKVAMTRKLPLIGTVGVLLLAKRRGLLDSVKDVLDEMQAQGMRISDHLYVQVLTLAQEK; encoded by the coding sequence ATGATTATTGTTTCTGATACTACGCCAATTAGCGAGTTAGCAAAAGTAGATCATCTTGATTTGTTGCCAAAACTTTTTGGTAAAGTTGTGATTCCCCAAGGTGTATTTGATGAATTGCAGGTAGGTACGCATCCAGCAGCAAAACTCGTTCAGGATTTATCTTGGTTAGAGGTTGTAACAGTAAATAATCAGCAATTAGTTAGGGAGTTACAGCAGTCATTTAAGTTAGATTTAGGAGAGTCAGAAGCCATTGCTTTAGCGGAAGAAATAGATGCTTCTCAGTTGTTAATTGATGAAAGGGCTGCTAGGAAGGTGGCTATGACTCGAAAGTTACCTTTAATTGGGACTGTGGGGGTTTTACTGTTAGCAAAACGTCGGGGTTTGTTGGATAGTGTTAAGGATGTTTTAGATGAAATGCAAGCACAGGGAATGAGAATTTCAGATCATCTTTATGTACAGGTTTTGACTCTAGCACAGGAAAAGTAG
- a CDS encoding UPF0175 family protein, whose product MALTILDEQLESIQLAPEIREKALQKAKEGYVMTLLEAGEITSGRAGKILGVSRLQVIEMMKKWGISLFDDSQDLEELRQEVEQAELILNQQNY is encoded by the coding sequence GTGGCTTTAACAATTTTAGATGAGCAGTTAGAAAGTATCCAGCTTGCGCCTGAGATTCGGGAAAAGGCTTTACAAAAAGCCAAGGAGGGTTATGTGATGACATTATTAGAGGCAGGAGAAATCACCAGTGGTAGGGCAGGAAAAATTCTTGGTGTTTCTCGTTTACAGGTAATAGAAATGATGAAAAAATGGGGTATTTCTCTTTTTGATGATTCTCAGGATTTGGAGGAATTACGTCAAGAAGTGGAACAGGCAGAGTTAATTTTAAATCAGCAGAATTATTAA